The DNA sequence atctCCGTATCATGAAACTCATGGCATACACAGTGTCAGCGTTTATGATcactgtttgatgtacagttacaagatgacatggtgtcacaccctgggttgttctgaacagaatgagcctgtgtttgtttattgtgaaGATAATTTGCCACCTGAAAgcactcatgactcctttctatgcgcACCTAAATTACAATCCGTTTCTCTGAATGACCTGGTGAAAGCCTAacttataacttagctagtcatgttgccaatagaacaagctttcaaatcatgcctacctgacccagattgtgatttataaaGCATGGACTGTTTTGGGATTGTGTAAACagcaacagtaattgtgtgaagGTTGTGTTTTAAAacgaaacaactacaagtgtgcttgctctagtttcTCAACGTTACAGCTaggagaggtaaaaaaaaaagtacctTAGAGTTGAagacttctttgagtcataaaaatgcatagaaatgacttaggaactgtgtaCACTTTGGACAGGTGTgtgtccacttggagacaccagttagtcctctaaCTCAAAccattgtaatttttttgtcttatgttgcacctaccgcACATTTTTCAGGAATAGTGTTATCATGTtagagtatcaaatcaaatcaaatttatttatatagcccttcgtacatcagctgaaatctcaaagtgctgtacagaaacccagcctaaaaccccaaacagcaagcaatgcatgtgaaagaagcacggtggctgggaaaaactccctaggaaaaactcctgagaaaggccaaaaacctaggaagaaacctagagaggaaccaggctatgaggggtggccagtcctcttctggctgtgccgggtggatattataacagaacatggtcaagatgttaaaatgttcgtaaatgaccagcatggtcaaataataataatcatagtaattgtcgagggtgcaacaagcacgtccggtgaacaggtcagggttccgtagccgcaggcagaacagttgaaactggagcagcagcatggccaggtggactggggacagcaaggagtcatcatgccaggtagtcctagggcccaggtcctccgagagaaagaaagaaagaaagaaagagagaattagagagagcatatttacattcacacaggacaccggataagacaagagaatactccagatgtaacagactgaccctagccccccgacacataaactactgcagcataaatactggaggctgagacaggagggatcagaagacactgtggccccatccgatgatacccccggacagggccaaacaggcaggatataaccccacccactttgccaaagcacagcccccacaccactagagggatatctacaaccaccaacttaccgtccgaagacaaggccgagtatagcccacaaagatgtccgccacggcacggagtatgtatccagagtattttcagatttcgttatcaatAAATGtggtgaaaagtacagtaaatgtaaaatgcacataaaatcaacagtgtaatgtttggattcagtcttgtgtcaggtgaactgttgtgtgctcacctttggtctaatcattttcacattatctccaaactgttccctttcaactgctaccatggttatgaatgtgcttttcatatttcttctgtaagaagcatttcaatttagccctatccttataggccaattcccacaagtgtaaagggttaatgACTAAATCATTCCAGACTGGGCTATTTTTGTGCTTATTTACGATATCGTAGTCGCATTCTCATTAAATATTCATTGTATGGCAAAAACAATAAGGCTTAATTCATTCATTTAGACTACATTttcaacatattgatacaacCTAACTGAAAACGGCACAGTTTTGATTTGTAAAGCTCAATTAGAGTATAGTCTTGCACATCATGATATATCATCAATGTCAAATACCACAATATTCAATTTAATCATTTAAATTCGCCCAACTCTAGACCACACTGAATTAACTTTATTTCACATACAGTGAATAATGTTACCGTTTGGGATACAATATATGGTGGGGGCTCTCTCACCTATACATTTACAACAGGACAGGGACATTTTGTTTGTTTGAAATACAGTCAAATCTGTGGTGGGGTGGGATAGCCTGGGAATCCAAATTGAATCGGTTTCAATTCAGCTTGGATCCCAGACCAGTGGTGGGGAGGACCACTTGGCATACAATGTATTTATAATGAATGGTTATGGGTTCTAGACTATGTTTCAAAGTTTCCCCCAGTAATGTTCTCTCAGGGGCCTTCATTATAACAGAAAGTTTGGTTTGTTTCTCGTTCATATTTGGACTCAAAATAACGTTGTACACGTGTTGAATCTTCAAGACATGTCCTCAAATTGTATTTATATTACCTACTTGAAATCAGAAAAGAAAATGGTGTATTTTCATAAAGCCTTGCCGGTCAACAGGTAAGCATTAACTGTATTCAGGcaagccagatacattttgacgACACTACATATTATTTTGACAAGCCACAAGTCAGAAGGACACATGCTATAGTCATCTTTCTAATCTGCACTTTATATCTGGCAGCCACGAAAGCAACAGGGAAATCCAAGTAATACTATATGAAAACAACTGGCTTTGTACCCGGTGCTCCCAGTGACCAGGGCAGCGTTTCATTCCAGGATTATGTTCCCTCCCCTTCACAGATCTGATAGGACTGGACAGGTGAAAGCAATAAGGCGGAATCATAGagctagatagaggactcatctttgtatctgtgccattatacaTGCAACAGTATGgagctatctccattttaaagtagtcaattttcttcttcttcttcttcttcattggctgattgctcccaactcataggaCTCCCCACGCAGTTGATTACTTTAAagtggtggaagccctcaatggcagtGTCCATGCTAAAATgggttatatccatgatgagtcctctatctttATGGGCGTAATCTAGATGAGTTTTTGCTTTACACCCACCCAGCTTTCTCAGATCCATGAAAGGGAGTGAACGGAGGCAGAGGGGGAGGAAACACCTTTCTGGAATGAAACACAGCCCTGGTATCTGCTGACATATGATGCGCCAAGTTTCTAAGAGTGAGTTCCCCCCCTTAGGGATGCGGCCGGCAGGACTCTGACAGAGAGTGGGATGTCTGCTTTCTCCATCACACACAGACCAGGCTAGGAGGACTGGACTGACAGTCTGCTTAGGGGCCAAGGCAAACTTAAAACATCTGATCTTGGCTTTGAGGTCCCGTAGCATTTCACTTTACAAGATCTCTTGTTCGCAAGGGGGTTAGAGTACTGGACTGGAGACAGTTTTCTAAAGAAACTCTCTTAACCCCACTAGATGAAGTGGGAAGAAGAGGCCTGTTTAGTCTATAACTAATATAATGTTGGAATGTTACATTTTAACATTGATTGACCTTTAATGTGGGTGCTTGAGACAATAAGAGGGAGATGTGTTACCGTTTTTTTCAATGGCGGCTGCCTCTTCTCTGGGCATCCGGTCCAGAAAGTCGTCTTAGTGTTTGAGTCCAATTATTTGGTTTGTGGTTCAGATTGGCCTTTGTGCGGATGTCCTCCAAAGTGCGGAACCCCTAAgatggaaaatatatatttttttagctcATGTCAAATCGATTTGTATCACACTATCAAACACTAAAATAACTGCACACTCCACACTCcacaatacaaaaataacaaatctTACACAGTCATAGCTGTGTTGCATGCAAAatcagagagcgagaaagagacacacacagacagagagactgactgtGTGACAACCAACACCCTCTAAGATTAATCCATCTAACCTGTGTGTACCAAAGCTGGGCAGTCTTGGCCCCTGCCCCCCAAATATTGGTGAACATCTCCAGTACTGGCACTGCCTCTCCCAAGTGATCTATCTTACGGAGGGGCCCACTCTCCATGATCTCCATGACCTTGTCATCCATCTTCTTGCCAATGCCCTGGATCTTACAGGCCTCCTGAAATTTGATAGGCATGGTTTAGTCAATTACAAGGACTTAAAAGGCCCACTGCAGCCATTTTTATACTAATATCAAATCTTTCTGGATAAAAATGatgtaccttactgtaatagttttccattcaaatggtcaaaaatatacaaaaattgCTTTTAAGCAAAAAACTAATTTTCGGAAGCAAGAATTTAGCAAGGACTGTCACAGTggggagggaaaaacagaaaactagctgttattggcagagaggtttggaactctgttACTGGTCTACTAACTCATTTACCAAGCTGAAACTCCCCCCAGGTTTTTCCCCAAAGAATGGAAGAGTGGAGCTGTGCCagcatattttatttttgttacttTAATTGCTAtaatttttgtatttatattgCAAGAAATGGAAGTTACAAGTGTTAAAAAAAACGCTAAAATCTCTAAGTTCAAACGGGGGGGCACTAGCCTTCTCCAGGCCTCCCCCCGCCGGTACTCAGCAGCACAACCTTATTAAAAAAAACTTGTCAAACCATGCAAAAcatgctgattagaaggtcctgtgtagattgtgtTTTCAACAAATgaagcaactatcaggaaataacattgGTCACATTGTCACACTTTAACTCTGTAACTCCACCATACACGTCACGTTGCTTTTCCATCAGCATCTCGTCAAAGTGACGTTTTACTTGCTACACAGAGCACGTTGTTTTGAGAGCGGAGAGGAGCAGATGGGGAGTGTCTGTATTCTATttttcctactgtactataccatatTAATTGATTATGCATAAGTACAATAGTTTTGGCCCAGTTTTTTGCAGGTACTAGTGGTTGTACTAAATGATCCTCTAATTTTACAAGTTGCTAGATAGTCaatgtagctagcttgctagtagTAGCAGCTTCTTGACTTCATAAATCTATGTAAAATAACCATCGGTGTATAGCTGAGCCATATGCAACAATAATCAACTATTTCTCATTATTTCAATTTAGAATGAACGCGTTTCTTGAGCTTGACGCAACACGCAGCTTTCATTGATTTAAAAGGAAGCATTTCCTCAATGgcttcatcagctgttgtacaatatgatacaaaccaaccaaccaaccaaccaacctatCAGCCACATTTCACAATGTTTGCAATAGTGCGAAAAGAGACAGGAATGAATTATGCTGACACAAATACAAAATGACAGACCATAATCACCAACTATGCAGATATGGGACTAAATAAACTACCTCATAGGACGTGATAGGCTTGTGGTAGCTCTTGAGGGCGTTGACGGCTTTGGAGTAGCCCAGTGCTCTCCATCTGTCCCCCTGGTGCGTGTAGGCCTTGGCCAGCACCTCCAGTTTTTCTGTGATGTGCTTGTTGTGGTTGTCAACCTTGGACTGGGAGGACTGGGCACACACCCACTTCCCTGAGAGAGGCTTCTGTTGGGGGTCTGAGTGTGCAGTGGCGGTACTGGGGGTCTCGTCCTTGGGGTGCAAGCCACTGATCAGAGCCTGCAGATCGCTCTGGGAGACGCCATATTCGTCTTTGAAGTCATCTTTAGTGTCTTGGACCTATGGATACATGAAGTAATGAAGTGTATGATTAGGGCCAGAAGAAGCTATCATGCAGTGACAGGGTTATGGTTAATGGTTATGTGGTCGTCAACCTACAGTCTCTGTTGACTCATCTGGTTTTGTTTCATCAAAGATCGGCTGCTTCATGTCCTGTGTGGCTGGGAGTGGGATACTGTCGAGCACGTCTTCTTTGACACCGTCCTTTGTAGTTTCCATGTCTTTGTCTGGGTTGAGTAGGCTGTAGTCTGCTGTATCCAGCACTCTCTGCTCACTGATGCAGGTGCAAAGCCAGGTGCACTTCAACAGATAAACTCCAGGGGACAGCCTGTCCACTTTGAGCAGCCTGAGAGCCCTGTCACAGTCCATACTGTCATCCACTACTACATGGGTGACTGTGGGACAGAGGGAACTCTCAGTTTGGCCTCCATTCTGGACAATCTGTCTCTGGAAGATCTGACATCTGGCGCTCCCGATGCCGGCTGGTAATACGTGTACGGTGACGACCTGGAAAGCACTCCCTGAAATGGGATTGTGAAAAAGTAGTTTTACACACACAGGGCTTGTTCAACATCGACTGATCTACTGTTATAAaatcattattatttgtagatctgTCAATCAGTCACAATTTGCCCAAAATGCATTACGAATTTGATGCTCTCAAACACGGCCCACACCTGTAACAGGTAGTTTCATCAGACTTCCTCTTTGGTGAGGGGGGCATCCTTTCCCTCACGTGCCCCTGCTCTCTTCACTTTGGGGAAAGCTTTCATAATTCCGTAGGCAGACATTTCGCCAGGGAAAGGGGAGCCCTAAAAAATATAGAACAGAATGTGACAGCTGACactggctagctagttaactttagctgactagctaagttagctagcaagCAGACAACAACCACTGCATTTAACTGTTTTAAACAGCTGGGATTCACTCACTCCACTGAAATACGTTATGTTATATATTTATTAAACTAATTTACTATCATTGGTCGATAAACTCTTGAAAATACATATGATATACCCCTTTGGACGACCAAAACACAAACCAATGTGACAATGCAGATGGTTTAAAATAATTTAACTTCCGGTTCGTTATATACCTATTTTTAGTTCTTGCACGACAAAGTTACATATTTTTCGAGAAAATAttgtacaaaagtatgtattatttattgagtaaatgtaaacatgtttttgaCAGATTATGGAGtttaaaaaaaggaaaaatgAATTATACGTTTCACGATGACCTCCGTTGCCGTGGCTACACGTGATGTTTTAGGAAGTGTCCGTTTTTTGCAATATGGCTGTGCAGAGCTGGTCAGCTCTCCTAAAAGCATCCACGAAAACTGCTTTAATACACGATGGTGAGTGAAACAGAGAGGTGTAGGCAAGTTATCGTCATTATTGTGTTTTGTATCACAACATTTACCCTTGCATTCAACTAGTAAGACTTCAGTGTCAATTATAAGCTCGCTAGCATTAGCTGCTAACTAACACTAACCTTCACTTTGCCTAGCAAATCTGTTTAGCAAAGATGAAAGCTAGCTAGTTCACATTTAAATGCATTTATATTGCTGCTTTGCAAACCTCTTTCCAGGGAAAAGGAAGATACACTATCTCTTTACAGATGGGAAAGAAATGGCAGAAGAATATGACTTGACAACAGATGAGCTCATTGGTAAGCTTGTTTCAGATTAGACATCTTCTAAAAAGTATCCTGCATTAGCTACATTGCTTCCTGTGCATTATATTATTTCCACTCTCAGCTGTTGTTACTTACATGTATTCTTACTTTGCAGTACGGAAGTGGCGTTCAAAAAGCACCTTGAAGGGACAGGGACCATGGGAGATAGAAGTTGGAGAGCCAGTCCCATCTACTGTAGCCTGTTTGGAATCAGATGTTATCAAGGAAAACTGTTCAAACGTGAGTTGTATTATACAATATTTACATCTGTTATATTTTAGGCCATGATCTAAATTGCTAATTGATTCTAGTTCACTATCACCATCAGTACTGATCCAAATGTGTCAACTAATACTTTTACAATCGTGGAATTAACTTAATTTTCATCATTTCACTATTAAATTAATCATCAATAAACAGTATGCAATTAACAGTACAATGCTCTGTTGTATTTCCTCAGCCTGTATTTATGCGCAAAGACACAAAGACCAGTTTCCTGTGGAGAGTCCGGAACCTTCCGTACCCCAAAGAGGTCTACAACATTTCAGTGGAGCCTGATCAACGATGCTGCATCATACGAACAAATAACAAAAAGTAACATCCGAATAGCCTCTATTCCATTCTCATGCCAAAATGGCTTTAATAGTTAAGCATACAGTTGATGTGTTTCCCCTCCTTAGAAATCTACTGATAAACTGCTAGGCCTATATCACTTCAGATATCGTTAACTACAGGTCCCTGAAAATTGATACCACATTCAAAGTCTATATAATTTATACAGTTGTAACATCTTCACAATGGAGAAGGCCTcctatattttcctttattttcttTGTCAGTGCTTGTTACAGTTCTGCATATGTAAGTGAGGCTGGCTCTCCAATAGGTGGCACTGTTGACAAAAATATTGATCTCTTGCCTTCAAGAAACCCTTTTCTCACTGCGGTGTGTTATCCTTTGCAGGTACTACAAGAAGTTTAATGTTCCTGATCTGGACCGAAGCCAGCTGCCATTGGATAGTTCCGCGCTCAACTTCACCCATGCCAATAACACGTTAATTGTCAGTGTAAGTACtcctgacaacaacaacaaacaaaccaaCTACAGTACTTCTCAAATCCCACCTTGGGTGATTTTAATCAGTAGATTGAAACTATATTTTTGTATTCGTCTCACTTGTATCAGAACACGCCTATAAACTCAAGGGAATCATTGAATTACTTCGAACAAACATTAGGATAGCCTACTAAGTATCTGATGAAGAGATTGACCGTTACTTTATGTGTATACCTATCATAATCGGTTCCTCTGTACTATTCGATTTCCTATTCCTTGTGTTTGTTaaaattggcaccctattccctatatagtgcactacatttgagcctgactggtcgaaagtagtgcactatgtagggaataaggagCCTCTGTGTTATCCCACTTCAGGCCAAACATTACACTACAGAATGTACATGGAAGGGAAAGGGGTTTCTATAGAGGTAATGACCTATTCTGTCTTTCCTTTCAAGTACAAGAAGCCCAAGGAGATATTAACCATTGAGCACGAGCTACTCCGGGAGGTGAAGAAACTGAAGGGAACCAATGAAGGGGACGTCGACTGCAAAACTCAATGAAGTCCCAGTGTGGATCTGAGGGGATGTCACTCAAACAAGTCGTTTTTGATTTGCACTGGTGATGCAGTATCCTGTATGTTTTCTACTCTGATTTCTGGTTCTCAATGGGATTCCACTATTGGAACATTTTTGCACAGTGCCTTGTCCATACTTTCCATTGTGTTTATTGCGGTCGGGCGGTGGGATGTGGAATTGAGACAGTGAATTACAGACATAGTTACTTGTTAAAACTTGTTAGTTTTTGATAGAACACTTACAATTGTTCTGTCAAAAAGATATTTGAGAAATGCCACTGCTGTTCTGTAAGAAGTTCTGAATCGTTGTTGTCGAGATACGAACACTTATTGGGTTTAATACGCGATGTTGTCCTTTCAAGATGAATACAATTCCATAACATTGTTAACAACTGTCTTTACATCTCTCCTTTCCCTTAACAATGCAAACTCTTAGttgttaaaatactccaaacgGAGTTCATCCTGCTCCCACAATTCTTGGTCTCCTTCCCTTGTAAAACACTTTAACACACAATGCCTTTTCCCTATtctttccacacacacaaacacacacacacactgttctcgaCGGGGTCGCCCTTACAAGCACGTCCCATTTGTGTTAACTGAATACCCTTATGCTCATGATTGTGCAGCCCAGAGTAGGCCACCCTGAAAGCCATTATGGCCGAGCTAGCCAGTACTAGCAGGTCTTACTGGTCCCCTGAGCCTGGCCCGGTCCTCCAGGGGGTGACTTTACTGGCCCAGAGTCCTCCAACAAATCCTCTCGCAAACCCCAAGACTGGGGATAGCCAAGGAGAGGTATGGAGCTTGGATGACAGAAGCACTATATTACTAGGAAGTGAACAAGTCGTATGCTTCTTTGTAAATATAGGTTGTTGCATGACAGTAGTACTGAATTACTGCAAAGTGGAAAAAGGTTGTAGGCTCTTTTGTAAATCGAGTACCACACTGAGCCACAATGAGAAACGTTATCTGACTGAATGCTTGCTAACTTTGACCATCAAACTCTAGGGAGATGAGTAACAAGACATTATATCTGACTAAGCTAATATGACTGAGGTTTGACCATCAAAGTTTGATTGCATGAAATGAAAACTGAAGTGAAATTTTACTGATTTACTTTTTAACACAATGTGTTATTGTATAGAAGCTTACCTAGAGCAGTTCAAAACAAAACATAGATGCTGCATGAAAAGAAAACAATGCTGCAAAAAAACAATTCCATTTAAATACCTAGTGGTGATTCTTTGCATTTCTGGGACTCTATGTGCCTAACCAAGTGAGCAGTACAAGGGCTAAACACGGTGACTAAACCACAGGTCACTCACTATTGTGCTTTGCGTACTTCCTAAAGGGGAGGAGATATGTCATGGGATTTGGGAACCAGATCCAACCAAAGCATAAGATCTGAGAAAAAAATTCTCAACTAATTTCTCAAATCAAGAGTTGCTGTTGGATTGCTTTGACTTTGTGTTGTCCAAATAAAATCTTGGACACGGAATTAAACGACCATTTGGAGGGTGATTTGCGTACACTGCTGTCTTTTCTCATTTGGCAGAGCAGGATAATGCTTCAATTAAAGTGCATGATGGGTCCTAGTAGCCATTGAGCCATGAGGATAGCCATTCATTTCTCAATAGGAGTAACAATAATAACACTAAAAGTTCAGAGTTTTTATCCTTTCTGATTTATTGAACCTTTTTGATCACAGCTTTTAGTTGTTCATTTGTTTGCAAGTCTTCAAAGCTGGTGGCGCTTGGCGCTTAGCTATACTGAAAAAACATTTCTCATATTTGGAATCCGACCTTTAGCAAACAACCAATAGGACATCCAGACTTCAAacagtgagaaaaagagaggaagggaatagagagagagagagggtctgctCTGATTCTGTTGTGCAGCCAGGCCAACCGGGTCTTCTTCTCCGTCATCAGATTCTGTGGTGCAGCCAGGCCGACCGGGTCTTCCGATTCTGTTGTGCGGCCAGGCCGACCGGGTCTTCTTCCCCCTGTCATTTGGCCTCTGCCGGTCATGCTCAGTTGCtcctgggagagaggagggtttcTTTCTGCCACGTCCTTTCATTCCCGAATGCCTCTTCCCAGCCATTCCCCCTCTTTCAGCCGGTGCCACATTTTGCCACACTGAGCCCTGGTGCTCTttcgctttctctccctccctccctccctccctccctccctccctccctccctccctccctccctcctgtgaGACTAGCTTCTTTTTGATAACTGACCCCTCCTCGTGTTATTATTCGAACCCACTATTGTATAACATGTCCTTTTATATGAGGGCCACAAAGGGCCCATTTGATCACAGGGTTACGGTGTGTGATCGTGAGAAATGCAACTACATGGTGGTAACCTTTGTCTCGAGAACAAAATTGTGGGCTGACCTCATCTGCTTTTAATGCATAGCCCCAACTATTCAGGCCCAAGTCTCACTTGCTGAGCACATTGAATTGCAGTAGCCTATCACAGATATTGCCCCTCAGTTATCTGGGTCTCCAGTTTTTTTGTCAACGTTAGAACCTTTGGGACCCCAAAGTGACCCAGCTAGAAAAATGGTTAGAAACGGCGCATTGACTCAAAATTCTTTTGTGATTTTAATATACACTCTACAATAAATATTTCCATCATTTAAAAGTATTTTACAAATCTTCCAATTAAAAATATATTCAAATATGTAGAAAACAGACTAACGAAAATGAATGAAAATGGCCTCCTAAATGCAAAATAATGTGTTTTACATGTATTCACTGTTAATTAGTTGATGCAACCACATGATGATCCAAAGATAGCTGCCATGTAATGTGTATTCATTATTTCTCTCTCATAACATCCTCTCTTTATAGCTGAGTAGGGTTATCACTAAGCCCAAGATGTCCTTTCATTCATTCAAATCTCATCGAGTGCTTGAGCACTAAAATCGTCCTCTGGTTATAAAAACTCTTTCCTACGAATAAACCTCTGTCTGACGTAGCAGATTAGATAGCCTACTCATTGTTTTAGACACAATCCAGTACAAAACATAACAGAAGGAGTCCTTGCAAGGAGCAGAAATGTGGTAGTGGTATTTTTGTTTGGTGTattcccctccctccctatgcttcctcttcttcttcatctGTTCTTTCCTCAGTGGGCCCCTGAGCTGTGGTGATGGGTATGTTTAGTCCTCCGAGGGTGGAAGGGGACCACAGGGAGGGGGAGGACATCAAATGGCTGGGTGTCACCCAGGAGGTGGCCCTTGGGCTGGCGTTTCATGAAGTGGGCCTCCCTCTGGTGTTGCTTGGTCCTGGAGGCCTTGCGGGGCCTTCCTTTACGTGTGAAGGCCATGTACCAGCCCTCATATTTAGCGTTCTGGAGAGCAGTGTAGTTGTTCTCCAGAACGATCTCTGTGAAGATGCAGTCTTTGCCGCGACCCTTCcgctgttagagagagagaggagggggtgagggtgagggtgagagaCGGAATGACGGAATGATTTAGGGGGTCAGTCTCTGAGGATGTTAAAATATTGTTTTGACAAGTAAATGTCCTATCAATCCTTCAAgtttctttccaaatcatgtccaactcCCTACAAGGGCTTTTCTGGTCATAACTCAAGTGAAGAACCTTACACAGGACAGACATAACTTTTCCCTGAAACTTTGTATTCATGGTCACAGTCAAAATGATGACATAACTTATTGAACTCAACCGACCTCCAGGGCTCACATGAAAAGAGATGTACATTTTAATGTGACTTCCCTAAATAAAGCATTAATAAATAAATCTAATATTTACCTTGCCAATCAATTTCCCCGTGTTGTTCATGCAGATGTAGTAGCCAGTCTTTGCCCCTTTGATCCGAATACGACTACCAAACGTGTCCGTCTCCACCACAAGTTTGgctagaaaaacacaaaacacataaTATTCTTAACTTTATTCAGCTCAGATAATGCACAATGGTTCTCAAGCTTATGAGGCTATTCTATTTTGTGAACACGATATGCATGCATTCGTGACTTTGAGC is a window from the Salmo trutta chromosome 38, fSalTru1.1, whole genome shotgun sequence genome containing:
- the dpcd gene encoding protein DPCD, translated to MAVQSWSALLKASTKTALIHDGKRKIHYLFTDGKEMAEEYDLTTDELIVRKWRSKSTLKGQGPWEIEVGEPVPSTVACLESDVIKENCSNPVFMRKDTKTSFLWRVRNLPYPKEVYNISVEPDQRCCIIRTNNKKYYKKFNVPDLDRSQLPLDSSALNFTHANNTLIVSYKKPKEILTIEHELLREVKKLKGTNEGDVDCKTQ